The Streptomyces tendae genome has a window encoding:
- the lhgO gene encoding L-2-hydroxyglutarate oxidase — protein sequence MAQVVAGSYDCDVMVIGGGIVGLSTAYALGRAAPGTRVTVLEKEPGPARHQTGRNSGVIHSGIYYRPGSLKARYAVRGAAEMVKFCAEYDIPHAVTGKLIVATAREELPRLHALVQRGRENGLAVRELCGAQIAEYEPEVEGLAAIHVGTTGICDYGTVARRLAEASGADLRFGAEVVCVDRRPDRGVAVLTAAGDIVRARMLVNCAGLHCDRIALLTGDEPGARIVPFRGEYYELARPDLVRGLVYPVPDPAFPFLGVHLTRGTDGGVHVGPNAVPALAREGYDWRTVRPRELGATLGWPGSWQLARRHWRYGTGELHRSLSRPAFARAVRRLLPAVRDEDLVPTAAGVRAQAVLRDGTLVDDFLIREAPRAVHVLNAPSPAATASLPIGREIARRALDGLAASER from the coding sequence GTGGCTCAGGTGGTGGCGGGGTCGTACGACTGTGACGTGATGGTGATCGGCGGCGGGATCGTCGGCCTGTCGACGGCGTATGCCCTCGGGCGGGCGGCCCCCGGGACGCGGGTGACGGTGCTGGAGAAGGAGCCCGGCCCGGCCCGGCACCAGACGGGACGCAACAGCGGGGTGATCCACAGCGGCATCTACTACCGCCCCGGCTCGCTGAAGGCGCGGTACGCGGTGCGGGGCGCGGCGGAGATGGTGAAGTTCTGCGCCGAGTACGACATCCCGCACGCGGTGACGGGCAAGCTGATCGTCGCCACCGCCCGCGAGGAGCTGCCCCGGCTGCACGCCCTGGTGCAGCGCGGCCGGGAGAACGGCCTCGCGGTGCGCGAGCTGTGCGGCGCGCAGATCGCGGAGTACGAACCGGAGGTCGAGGGCCTCGCCGCGATCCACGTCGGCACCACCGGCATCTGCGACTACGGCACGGTCGCCCGCCGGCTCGCGGAAGCGTCCGGCGCCGACCTGCGCTTCGGCGCCGAGGTGGTCTGTGTGGACCGGCGCCCCGACCGGGGCGTGGCCGTCCTGACGGCGGCCGGTGACATCGTGCGCGCCCGGATGCTGGTGAACTGCGCGGGGCTGCACTGCGACCGGATCGCCCTGCTCACCGGCGACGAACCCGGCGCCCGCATCGTGCCCTTCCGCGGCGAGTACTACGAGCTGGCCCGCCCCGATCTGGTGCGGGGCCTGGTCTACCCCGTGCCCGACCCGGCGTTCCCCTTCCTCGGCGTCCACCTCACCCGCGGCACGGACGGCGGGGTGCACGTCGGGCCCAACGCGGTTCCGGCCCTGGCGCGTGAGGGCTACGACTGGCGGACGGTGCGTCCGCGCGAGCTGGGCGCCACCCTGGGGTGGCCGGGCTCCTGGCAGCTGGCCCGCCGCCACTGGCGGTACGGCACCGGCGAGCTGCACCGTTCCCTGTCCAGGCCCGCCTTCGCCCGCGCGGTGCGCCGGCTGCTGCCCGCCGTGCGGGACGAGGACCTGGTGCCGACGGCGGCCGGGGTGCGGGCGCAGGCGGTGCTGCGGGACGGCACGCTGGTCGACGACTTCCTGATCCGGGAGGCCCCCCGCGCGGTGCACGTGCTGAACGCCCCCTCGCCCGCCGCGACGGCCTCGCTGCCGATCGGCCGGGAGATCGCCCGCCGGGCGCTGGACGGCCTCGCCGCGAGCGAGCGATGA
- a CDS encoding response regulator, whose product MTDPSPTRILLADDHALVRRGVRLILDGEPDLTVVAEAADGAEALELAREHRPDLAILDIAMPRLTGLQAARELSRTLPETRILVLTMYDNEQFFFEALAAGASGYVLKSVADRDLVEACRATMRGEPFLYPGAVNALIHNYLDLAREGRTLPAKAITDREEQILKLVAEGHTSQQIANMLVISPKTVERHRANLLAKLGLRDRLELTRYAIRVGLIEP is encoded by the coding sequence ATGACCGACCCGTCCCCCACCCGCATCCTCCTCGCCGACGACCACGCGCTGGTCCGCCGGGGGGTTCGACTCATCCTGGACGGCGAACCGGATCTGACCGTGGTGGCGGAGGCCGCCGACGGTGCCGAAGCCCTCGAACTGGCCCGGGAGCACCGCCCCGACCTGGCCATCCTCGACATCGCCATGCCGCGCCTGACCGGTCTGCAGGCGGCCCGTGAACTCTCCCGCACCCTGCCGGAGACCCGGATCCTCGTGCTGACCATGTACGACAACGAGCAGTTCTTCTTCGAGGCCCTGGCCGCCGGCGCCTCGGGATACGTCCTGAAGTCGGTCGCCGACCGTGATCTCGTCGAGGCCTGCCGCGCCACGATGCGCGGCGAGCCCTTCCTCTACCCGGGGGCCGTGAACGCCCTCATCCACAACTACCTCGACCTCGCGCGGGAGGGCCGCACCCTGCCCGCCAAGGCGATCACCGACCGCGAGGAGCAGATCCTCAAGCTCGTGGCCGAGGGCCACACCTCGCAGCAGATCGCGAACATGCTGGTGATCAGCCCCAAGACGGTGGAGCGGCACCGCGCCAACCTGCTGGCGAAGCTCGGTCTCAGGGACCGCCTGGAACTGACCCGCTACGCCATCCGCGTGGGCCTGATCGAGCCCTGA
- a CDS encoding M23 family metallopeptidase codes for MASNPPAPEAPFKPSDTFAYGAVGAEEGPFEEWNPTAESVRPVRGRHRVAKQRGGGLARSSTVLGVGVIAAVGAGGMASAQTGKPPVSISMPDLPNVGSLISDEETPKGSATPLSSIGMTGAETEEGAADAGEALRARIMAQVEQQQGQAQSKAEAAALAAAEKEAADAAAKAEKEAKEKAEAAKKKAEEEAAKKAEAERLAELAKQYALPTSSYTITSTFGQAGAYWSSGYHTGLDFAAPTGTLIKAVHTGTITSAGWDGSYGYKTVLTLDDGTEIWYAHQSSINVSVGQKVNTGDVIGRVGATGNVTGAHLHLEVHTGGSSSGIDPAAWLAGKGLSI; via the coding sequence GTGGCGTCCAACCCGCCTGCCCCCGAGGCCCCGTTCAAGCCGAGCGACACCTTCGCCTACGGCGCCGTCGGCGCCGAAGAGGGGCCCTTCGAGGAGTGGAACCCCACCGCGGAGTCCGTTCGCCCGGTACGCGGCCGGCACCGCGTCGCCAAGCAGCGCGGGGGCGGACTCGCCCGCAGCTCCACCGTCCTGGGCGTCGGCGTCATAGCCGCCGTCGGCGCCGGCGGCATGGCCAGCGCCCAGACCGGCAAGCCGCCCGTCTCCATCTCCATGCCCGACCTGCCCAACGTGGGTTCCCTCATCTCCGACGAGGAAACGCCCAAGGGCTCGGCCACCCCCCTCAGCAGCATCGGCATGACCGGTGCCGAGACCGAGGAGGGCGCCGCCGACGCCGGTGAGGCGCTGCGCGCCCGCATCATGGCCCAGGTCGAGCAGCAGCAGGGCCAGGCCCAGAGCAAGGCCGAGGCCGCCGCGCTCGCCGCCGCCGAGAAGGAGGCCGCCGACGCGGCCGCCAAGGCGGAGAAGGAGGCCAAGGAGAAGGCCGAGGCGGCGAAGAAGAAGGCGGAGGAAGAGGCCGCGAAGAAGGCCGAGGCCGAGCGCCTCGCCGAGCTGGCCAAGCAGTACGCCCTGCCGACCTCCTCGTACACCATCACCTCGACCTTCGGTCAGGCCGGCGCCTACTGGTCCTCCGGCTACCACACCGGTCTCGACTTCGCCGCCCCCACGGGCACGCTGATCAAGGCCGTGCACACCGGCACGATCACCTCCGCGGGCTGGGACGGCTCCTACGGCTACAAGACCGTGCTCACCCTCGACGACGGCACCGAGATCTGGTACGCCCACCAGTCGTCGATCAATGTCAGCGTCGGCCAGAAGGTCAACACCGGCGACGTGATCGGCCGCGTCGGCGCCACCGGCAACGTCACCGGCGCCCACCTCCACCTCGAGGTCCACACCGGCGGCTCCTCCTCCGGCATCGACCCGGCGGCCTGGCTGGCGGGCAAGGGCCTCAGCATTTGA
- a CDS encoding dihydrofolate reductase family protein, with translation MPHPYVLLSAAVSLDGYLDDTGPERLLLSSPADFDRVDEVRASVDAILVGAGTLRADNPRLLVNSPERRAARVADGRPEYPLKVTVSGSGDLDPAANFWHTGGEKVLYTTDQGAERAHALGIAADVVPLGTELDWRRLLEHLHDRRGVRRLMVEGGGRIHTQLISQGLADELQLVLAPLFVGDPDAPRLFGPGSYQGGRLRLVETRPVGDVVLTRYEPTAPGAGALPSAADHHWLALACELAERCPPSRTAFSVGAVVVAADGTELARGFSREGDEPVVHAEEAALAKTDPMDPRLAGATVYSSLEPCARRASRPAPCARLILDAGVRRVVTAWREPDTFVADADGSAVLAEGGATVVVLPEYEERAKAPNGHLLDR, from the coding sequence ATGCCGCATCCGTACGTCCTGCTGTCCGCCGCCGTCTCCCTCGACGGCTACCTGGACGACACCGGCCCGGAGCGGCTGCTGCTGTCGAGCCCGGCCGACTTCGACCGCGTCGACGAGGTGCGGGCGTCCGTGGACGCCATCCTGGTCGGCGCCGGCACGCTCCGCGCCGACAACCCCCGTCTGCTGGTCAACTCGCCGGAGCGCCGGGCCGCCCGGGTCGCGGACGGCCGCCCCGAGTACCCGCTGAAGGTCACGGTGAGCGGCTCGGGCGACCTGGACCCCGCGGCCAACTTCTGGCACACCGGCGGCGAGAAGGTGCTCTACACCACCGACCAGGGGGCCGAGCGGGCCCATGCCCTCGGCATCGCCGCCGACGTCGTGCCGCTCGGCACGGAACTGGACTGGCGGCGGCTGCTGGAGCACCTGCACGACCGGCGCGGGGTACGGCGGCTGATGGTGGAGGGCGGCGGGCGGATCCACACCCAGCTGATCAGTCAGGGGCTCGCCGACGAGCTGCAGCTGGTCCTCGCCCCGCTGTTCGTCGGCGACCCGGACGCCCCCCGCCTGTTCGGTCCCGGCTCCTACCAGGGCGGGCGGCTGCGGCTCGTGGAGACCCGGCCCGTCGGCGACGTCGTCCTGACGCGCTACGAGCCCACCGCGCCCGGCGCCGGCGCGCTGCCGTCCGCCGCCGACCACCACTGGCTCGCCCTCGCCTGCGAGCTGGCGGAGCGGTGCCCGCCCTCACGGACCGCGTTCAGCGTGGGCGCGGTCGTGGTCGCCGCCGACGGCACCGAGCTGGCGCGGGGGTTCTCCCGTGAGGGGGACGAACCCGTGGTGCACGCCGAGGAGGCCGCGCTCGCCAAGACCGACCCCATGGACCCCCGGCTGGCCGGCGCGACCGTCTACTCCAGCCTGGAACCCTGCGCCCGCCGTGCGTCCCGGCCGGCGCCCTGCGCACGGCTGATCCTGGACGCGGGGGTGCGGCGGGTGGTCACGGCCTGGCGGGAGCCGGACACGTTCGTGGCGGACGCCGACGGCAGCGCGGTACTGGCCGAGGGGGGCGCCACCGTGGTGGTGCTGCCGGAGTACGAGGAGCGGGCCAAGGCGCCGAACGGCCACCTCCTGGACCGCTGA
- a CDS encoding PrsW family intramembrane metalloprotease translates to MASSPPYPPHPGAAPGPGLRHPHWWQRPVVRYAALVTLLALSGLVILALVREQTGTRGFLVGLGLAVLPVPLLLAAFRWLDRVEPAPWRNLLFAFAWGACAAALIAIVANSFATRWIATATADPAGADTLGATVIAPVVEESAKAAAVLLLFLFRRRDFTGMLDGVVVAGVTATGFAFTENVLYLGNAFGADQLTGGSGIASVTAATFFVRIVMSPFAHPLFTVLTGIGFGAAALATDRQRVRRVLLPLAGLLLAMGMHALWNGSATLGQFGFIAVYGAFMMPAFGLLTWLVVWTRQRELRTVRTELPAYAIAGWLSPAEPFALGSMRARRLARRYAREHGGKPAARAVAQYEAYATSLAFLRHRGRTGKAGADFVTRERQLLLELWHRRVAARPALDHAVRLTAPRVPYGAAWAGQAPPGPYGRPSYGQPAPHGHPSYGQAPHTPFPYGQSSYGQPAHGQPPHGGPYPAPVEDPYRR, encoded by the coding sequence GTGGCCAGCAGCCCTCCGTACCCGCCGCACCCCGGCGCAGCGCCCGGCCCCGGCCTGCGGCACCCGCACTGGTGGCAGCGGCCCGTGGTGCGCTACGCGGCGCTGGTCACCCTGCTGGCCCTGTCCGGGCTGGTGATCCTGGCGCTGGTGCGGGAGCAGACGGGCACGCGGGGCTTCCTGGTCGGGCTGGGACTGGCCGTGCTGCCGGTCCCGCTGCTCCTGGCCGCCTTCCGCTGGCTGGACCGGGTCGAGCCGGCCCCGTGGCGGAACCTGTTGTTCGCCTTCGCCTGGGGAGCGTGCGCGGCGGCGCTCATAGCCATCGTGGCGAACAGTTTCGCCACCCGGTGGATCGCGACGGCGACCGCCGACCCGGCCGGTGCCGACACCCTGGGCGCGACGGTCATAGCGCCCGTCGTGGAGGAGTCCGCGAAGGCCGCGGCGGTCCTGCTGCTCTTCCTCTTCCGCAGACGCGACTTCACCGGAATGCTCGACGGCGTGGTGGTGGCCGGGGTCACCGCCACCGGGTTCGCGTTCACCGAGAACGTCCTCTACCTCGGCAACGCCTTCGGCGCCGACCAGCTCACCGGCGGCAGCGGCATCGCCTCGGTCACCGCGGCGACCTTCTTCGTCCGCATCGTCATGTCGCCGTTCGCGCACCCCCTGTTCACCGTGCTCACCGGCATCGGTTTCGGTGCCGCCGCGCTGGCCACGGACCGGCAGCGGGTGCGCCGTGTGCTGCTGCCGCTCGCCGGGCTGCTCCTGGCGATGGGCATGCACGCGCTGTGGAACGGCTCCGCGACGCTCGGCCAGTTCGGCTTCATCGCGGTCTACGGGGCGTTCATGATGCCGGCGTTCGGGCTGCTGACCTGGCTGGTGGTGTGGACGCGGCAGCGGGAACTGCGGACCGTGCGCACGGAGCTGCCCGCGTACGCGATCGCGGGCTGGCTGAGTCCCGCGGAGCCGTTCGCGCTCGGTTCGATGCGGGCCCGGCGCCTCGCCCGGCGGTACGCACGCGAGCACGGCGGGAAGCCGGCGGCGCGCGCGGTCGCCCAGTACGAGGCGTACGCGACCTCGCTGGCGTTCCTGCGGCACCGGGGCCGGACGGGGAAGGCCGGGGCGGACTTCGTGACCCGGGAGCGGCAGCTGCTGCTGGAGCTGTGGCACCGGCGCGTGGCGGCCCGCCCGGCGCTGGACCACGCGGTCCGCCTCACGGCGCCCCGCGTTCCGTACGGCGCCGCGTGGGCGGGCCAGGCGCCGCCCGGGCCGTACGGCCGGCCCTCCTACGGACAGCCCGCCCCGCACGGACATCCCTCGTACGGACAGGCCCCGCACACACCGTTCCCGTACGGACAGTCCTCGTACGGACAGCCCGCGCACGGACAGCCGCCCCACGGCGGGCCGTATCCCGCGCCCGTCGAGGACCCCTACCGCCGCTGA
- a CDS encoding DUF3040 domain-containing protein, whose product MPQSDDDRLVDLAARLEHEDPRFARSLAAGRPARPREYRRAGAWWVLIAGLGMLVAGIVVPDGLLIAAGLVTSGIGVQLIDPYRRPGEEDVRRPSRH is encoded by the coding sequence GTGCCCCAGTCCGACGACGATCGTCTGGTCGACCTCGCGGCCCGACTCGAACACGAGGACCCCCGTTTCGCCCGTTCCCTCGCCGCCGGCCGTCCGGCCCGTCCGCGCGAGTACCGGCGCGCCGGCGCCTGGTGGGTGCTGATCGCCGGGCTGGGCATGCTGGTCGCGGGCATCGTCGTCCCCGACGGACTGCTCATCGCGGCGGGCCTCGTGACCAGCGGAATCGGCGTGCAGCTCATCGACCCCTACCGGCGCCCGGGCGAGGAGGACGTCCGCCGCCCGTCGCGCCACTGA
- a CDS encoding HAMP domain-containing sensor histidine kinase: MPLFWRIFLLNAVVLIVATALLLGPVTVSTPVLLTEAAVLTVGLAAMLVANALLLRVGLAPLQRLTRAMTTTDLLRPGHRPAVGGRGEIAELITTYNTMLDRLEDERATSSARALSAQEAERRRIARELHDEVGQSLTAVLLQLKRAADHAPAGLGDELRQVQETTRDSLEEIRRIARRLRPGVLDELGLASALKALATEFGGPGLSVQHCLDPDLPELDRESELVLYRVAQEGLTNIVRHAGARRAELALRRAPGGVELRVRDDGRGIGGADEGAGIRGMRERALLVGADLTVEPGPGGGTELRLAVPVPARFPAHVLVPVRPVRESAPAKTLAVVRRSAPAHAPPP; this comes from the coding sequence GTGCCTCTGTTCTGGCGCATCTTCCTGCTGAACGCCGTCGTGCTCATCGTCGCCACCGCTCTGCTGCTCGGGCCCGTCACCGTGTCCACCCCGGTGCTGCTCACCGAGGCCGCGGTGCTGACCGTGGGGCTGGCGGCCATGCTCGTCGCCAACGCGCTGCTGCTGCGCGTCGGGCTCGCCCCGCTGCAGCGCCTCACCCGCGCCATGACCACCACCGACCTGCTGCGCCCGGGACACCGGCCGGCCGTCGGCGGGCGCGGCGAGATCGCCGAGCTGATCACCACGTACAACACGATGCTCGACCGGCTGGAGGACGAGCGGGCCACCAGCAGCGCCCGCGCGCTGTCCGCGCAGGAGGCGGAGCGCCGCCGCATCGCCCGCGAGCTGCACGACGAGGTCGGCCAGTCGCTGACCGCCGTGCTGCTCCAGCTCAAGCGGGCCGCCGACCACGCACCGGCCGGGCTCGGTGACGAACTGCGCCAGGTGCAGGAGACCACCCGGGACTCCCTGGAGGAGATCCGGCGGATCGCCCGCAGGCTGCGCCCCGGCGTGCTGGACGAGCTCGGGCTGGCCAGCGCCCTCAAGGCCCTCGCCACCGAGTTCGGCGGGCCGGGACTGAGCGTGCAGCACTGCCTCGACCCGGACCTGCCCGAGCTGGACCGGGAGTCCGAGCTGGTGCTCTACCGGGTCGCCCAGGAGGGCCTCACCAACATCGTCCGGCACGCCGGTGCGCGCCGGGCCGAGCTGGCCCTGCGGCGCGCGCCCGGCGGTGTCGAGCTGCGCGTCCGTGACGACGGCCGGGGCATCGGCGGCGCGGACGAGGGCGCCGGCATCCGCGGGATGCGCGAGCGTGCCCTGCTCGTCGGCGCCGACCTGACCGTGGAGCCCGGGCCCGGCGGCGGCACGGAGCTGCGGCTGGCCGTCCCCGTCCCGGCGCGTTTCCCCGCGCACGTCCTCGTCCCCGTACGACCCGTGCGGGAGTCCGCCCCCGCGAAGACCCTCGCCGTCGTGCGCCGGTCCGCGCCCGCGCACGCCCCGCCCCCGTGA
- the trmB gene encoding tRNA (guanosine(46)-N7)-methyltransferase TrmB — protein MSTPEAPHAETPAGEPARRARAKGEPRFPDGPKADPAGSHFERRIRSFQPRRSRVTAGQADALQRLWPVWGLDIDGSRRLDLAELFGNDHPVVLEIGFGMGEATARMAAADPETNVLAVDVHTPGQGHLLHLAEERGLGNVRVANGDAIILLREMLAPDALSGLRVYFPDPWPKKRHHKRRLIQPEFLTLAATRLAPGAVLHCATDWEPYAEQMLEVLTAHPAFENTRADGGFAPRPEFRPLTRFERQGLDKGHVVNDLLFRRVPHDDRAGHRDGDRP, from the coding sequence ATGAGCACCCCCGAAGCACCGCACGCCGAGACGCCGGCCGGCGAGCCGGCCCGCCGCGCCCGCGCGAAGGGGGAGCCGCGCTTCCCCGACGGCCCGAAGGCCGACCCCGCCGGGTCGCACTTCGAGCGGCGGATCCGCTCCTTCCAGCCGCGCCGCAGCCGGGTCACCGCCGGCCAGGCGGACGCCCTGCAGCGGCTGTGGCCGGTGTGGGGGCTCGACATCGACGGCAGCCGCCGCCTGGACCTGGCCGAGCTGTTCGGGAACGACCACCCCGTCGTCCTGGAGATCGGCTTCGGCATGGGCGAGGCCACCGCGCGGATGGCAGCCGCCGACCCGGAGACCAACGTCCTCGCCGTGGACGTGCACACCCCCGGCCAGGGCCATCTGCTGCACCTCGCCGAGGAGCGCGGGCTGGGCAACGTACGCGTGGCGAACGGGGACGCGATCATCCTGTTGCGCGAGATGCTCGCACCGGACGCGCTGAGCGGGCTGCGCGTCTACTTCCCCGACCCCTGGCCGAAGAAGCGGCACCACAAGCGGCGGCTGATCCAGCCCGAGTTCCTCACCCTCGCCGCGACCCGCCTGGCCCCGGGGGCCGTGCTGCACTGCGCCACCGACTGGGAGCCGTACGCGGAGCAGATGCTGGAGGTGCTCACGGCGCACCCCGCGTTCGAGAACACCCGGGCGGACGGCGGTTTCGCGCCGCGTCCGGAGTTCCGCCCGCTCACCCGTTTCGAGCGTCAGGGCCTGGACAAGGGGCATGTGGTGAACGACCTGCTCTTCCGCCGCGTACCGCACGACGACCGTGCCGGGCACCGGGACGGGGACCGCCCCTGA
- a CDS encoding MFS transporter, which produces MSREQRGPNEKLGAVLALAGISNAGLARRVNDLGAQRGLTLRYDKTSVARWVSKGMVPQGAAPHLIAAAIGQKLGRPVPLHEIGLADADPAPEVGLAFPRDVGQAVRSATELYRLDLAGRRAGSGGIWQSLAGSFAVSAYATPASRWLITPADSSVAREVSPSDGSGAPLKVGHSDVRKLREAAEDARRWDSKYGGGDWRSSMVPECLRVEAAPLLLGSYSDDVGRSLFGASAELTRLAGWMAFDTGQQEAAQRYYIQALRLARAAADVPLGGYVLASMSLQATYRGFGDEGVDLAQAALERNRGLATARTLSFFRLVEARAHARAGDAHAAGAALKAAESWLERSRPGDSDPTWLGFYSYDRFAADAAECYRDLKAPRQVRRFTEQALSRPTEEFVRSHGLRLVVSAVAELESGNLDAACEQGVRAVEVAGRISSARTTEYVRDLLHRLEPYGDEPRVVELRERARPLLMTTA; this is translated from the coding sequence ATGTCCAGGGAGCAACGCGGGCCGAACGAAAAACTCGGCGCCGTTCTCGCCCTCGCGGGAATCTCGAACGCCGGCCTCGCGCGGCGCGTCAACGACCTTGGCGCACAGCGAGGACTGACGCTTCGCTACGACAAGACGTCGGTGGCGCGCTGGGTGTCGAAGGGAATGGTGCCCCAGGGTGCCGCCCCGCACCTGATCGCCGCCGCCATCGGCCAGAAGCTGGGCCGTCCCGTGCCGCTGCACGAGATCGGTCTCGCGGACGCCGATCCCGCGCCCGAGGTGGGCCTCGCCTTCCCCCGTGACGTCGGCCAGGCGGTGCGCAGCGCGACGGAGCTGTACCGGCTGGACCTCGCGGGCCGCCGCGCCGGCTCCGGCGGCATCTGGCAGTCCCTGGCCGGGTCGTTCGCGGTGAGCGCGTACGCGACCCCCGCGTCACGGTGGCTGATAACCCCGGCCGACAGTTCGGTGGCGCGCGAGGTGAGTCCGTCCGACGGCTCCGGCGCACCGCTCAAAGTCGGCCACAGCGACGTACGGAAGCTGCGCGAGGCCGCGGAGGACGCCCGGCGCTGGGACTCCAAGTACGGCGGCGGCGACTGGCGTTCGTCGATGGTGCCCGAGTGCCTCCGGGTCGAGGCGGCCCCGCTGCTGCTCGGCTCCTACTCCGACGACGTGGGCCGCTCCCTCTTCGGCGCGTCGGCCGAACTGACCCGCCTCGCGGGCTGGATGGCCTTCGACACCGGCCAGCAGGAGGCGGCCCAGCGCTACTACATCCAGGCCCTGCGGCTGGCCCGCGCGGCGGCCGACGTGCCGCTCGGCGGGTACGTCCTCGCCTCGATGTCGCTGCAGGCGACCTACCGCGGCTTCGGCGACGAGGGCGTGGACCTCGCCCAGGCGGCACTGGAGCGCAACCGGGGCCTGGCCACCGCCCGCACCCTGAGTTTCTTCCGCCTCGTGGAGGCACGCGCGCACGCACGCGCCGGTGACGCCCACGCGGCCGGCGCCGCGCTGAAGGCGGCGGAGAGCTGGCTGGAGCGGTCCCGCCCCGGCGACAGCGACCCGACCTGGCTCGGCTTCTACTCCTACGACCGTTTCGCCGCCGACGCCGCGGAGTGCTACCGCGACCTGAAGGCGCCCCGCCAGGTCCGCCGCTTCACCGAGCAGGCGCTGTCGAGGCCGACCGAGGAGTTCGTGCGCTCGCACGGCCTGCGTCTGGTGGTCTCCGCGGTCGCCGAACTGGAGTCCGGCAACCTGGACGCGGCCTGCGAACAGGGCGTACGGGCCGTGGAGGTGGCGGGCCGCATCTCCTCCGCCCGCACCACGGAGTACGTCAGGGACCTGTTGCACCGGCTGGAGCCCTACGGCGACGAGCCGCGCGTGGTCGAGCTGCGCGAGCGCGCCCGCCCGCTGCTGATGACGACGGCCTGA